A genomic stretch from Empedobacter stercoris includes:
- a CDS encoding DegT/DnrJ/EryC1/StrS family aminotransferase has protein sequence MKKIQMVDLQSQYQKIKGDVDAAIMNVLDSAAFINGPEVKQFETELQEYLNVKHVIPCGNGTDALQIALMALGLEPGDEVITADFTFAATVEVIDLLKLNSVLVDVDYDTFTIDTEKLKAAITPKTKAIIPVHLFGQCANMDEIMAIAKEHNLYVVEDTAQAIGAEYKGQKAGTIGHIGCTSFFPSKNLGCYGDGGAIFTNDDDIAHRLRGIVNHGMYKRYYHDEVGVNSRLDSVQAAVLRRKLPFLDEYNAARNKAAAYYSEAFKDIDALITPSKGEDTTHVFHQYTLRVTNGKRNELQAFLTEKEIPAMIYYPVPLRKQKAYDNGHYNDADFPNTNKLVEEVMSLPMHTELEEEQLVYITSAVREFFGK, from the coding sequence ATGAAAAAAATACAAATGGTTGACTTACAGAGTCAATATCAAAAAATAAAAGGTGACGTTGATGCAGCAATTATGAATGTTTTAGATTCGGCTGCTTTTATAAATGGACCAGAAGTAAAACAATTCGAAACTGAATTACAAGAATATCTTAACGTAAAACATGTTATTCCTTGTGGAAATGGGACAGATGCTTTACAAATCGCTTTGATGGCATTAGGATTGGAGCCAGGTGACGAGGTAATTACGGCAGATTTTACTTTTGCGGCAACGGTAGAAGTGATTGATTTATTAAAATTAAATTCTGTTTTAGTAGATGTCGATTATGATACATTTACAATTGATACAGAAAAATTGAAAGCTGCTATTACACCAAAAACTAAAGCAATTATTCCAGTTCATTTATTTGGGCAATGTGCTAATATGGATGAGATTATGGCAATTGCAAAAGAGCATAACTTATATGTTGTAGAAGATACAGCGCAAGCAATTGGTGCAGAATACAAAGGTCAAAAAGCTGGTACAATTGGTCATATTGGTTGTACATCTTTCTTCCCTTCTAAAAATTTAGGATGTTACGGAGATGGTGGAGCGATTTTTACGAATGATGATGATATTGCACATCGTTTACGTGGAATTGTAAATCACGGAATGTACAAGCGTTACTACCACGATGAAGTTGGGGTTAACTCACGTTTAGATTCAGTTCAAGCAGCAGTTTTACGCCGCAAACTACCATTCTTAGACGAGTATAATGCTGCACGTAACAAAGCAGCGGCTTATTATTCAGAAGCTTTTAAAGATATTGATGCGCTAATTACACCATCAAAAGGAGAAGATACAACACATGTTTTTCATCAATATACTTTACGTGTAACAAATGGTAAACGTAACGAATTGCAAGCTTTCTTAACAGAAAAAGAAATTCCAGCAATGATTTATTATCCTGTTCCATTACGTAAACAAAAAGCGTATGATAACGGTCATTACAATGATGCAGACTTCCCAAATACCAATAAATTGGTTGAAGAAGTGATGTCTTTACCGATGCATACAGAGTTAGAAGAAGAACAATTGGTTTATATTACTTCTGCTGTGCGTGAATTCTTTGGAAAATAA
- a CDS encoding 3-deoxy-D-manno-octulosonic acid transferase, translated as MALKLASNFNEKAKLWINGRDNWEGKIASKLSKTDKVLWVHCSSLGEFEQGRPVIETLKEKYPTHKIAVSFFSPSGYEIRKNYQGADLIFYLPLDTKSNAEKLIKVLHPEILILVKYEYWFNLISTLHQHKIPTIVVSSIFRESQNFFKKAGNNWFAKKLSLINHFFVQNEKSKNLLDSIQITQNTIAGDTRFDRVKQIIHQDNHLDFMETFKQHSKFIVVGSSWPKDEELFIELINQKLTNDWKIVFAPHNLNDAEINSFLSKINQKTVKFSDLEKTSQQDLIDSKVFILNTIGLLSKVYAYADITYIGGGFGAGIHNTLEAVTYGNPVVFGPKYKKFQEAVDLIAVGGGFSISNQTEFNKIMNHLMNDENFRKASGKKAGDFVQNSPNATKIIMDYLAKII; from the coding sequence ATGGCGCTAAAATTGGCTTCGAATTTTAACGAAAAAGCGAAACTTTGGATAAATGGTCGTGATAATTGGGAGGGAAAAATTGCTTCTAAACTATCTAAAACAGATAAAGTTTTGTGGGTACATTGTTCTTCTTTAGGCGAGTTTGAACAAGGTCGACCTGTGATCGAAACCTTAAAAGAAAAGTATCCTACACATAAAATTGCTGTTTCCTTTTTCTCGCCTTCAGGTTACGAAATTAGAAAAAATTATCAAGGAGCTGACTTAATTTTCTATTTACCTTTAGACACAAAATCGAATGCAGAAAAACTAATAAAAGTCTTGCATCCCGAAATTTTGATTTTGGTGAAATACGAATATTGGTTCAATTTAATTTCGACTTTACATCAACACAAAATACCAACAATTGTGGTTTCCTCTATCTTTAGAGAGAGTCAAAACTTTTTCAAAAAAGCTGGAAATAACTGGTTTGCTAAAAAATTAAGTTTAATTAATCATTTCTTTGTGCAAAACGAAAAGTCTAAAAATTTATTAGACTCTATTCAGATTACACAGAATACAATTGCAGGTGATACGCGTTTTGACCGTGTTAAACAAATTATTCACCAAGACAACCACTTGGATTTTATGGAAACTTTCAAACAACATTCAAAATTCATTGTTGTTGGAAGTTCGTGGCCAAAAGATGAAGAATTATTTATTGAATTAATCAATCAAAAATTAACGAATGATTGGAAAATTGTTTTCGCACCACATAATTTGAATGATGCTGAGATCAATTCTTTTCTGAGTAAAATCAATCAAAAAACTGTTAAATTTTCTGATTTAGAAAAAACTTCGCAACAAGATTTAATTGATTCAAAAGTTTTTATTCTAAATACAATTGGACTACTATCCAAAGTGTATGCATATGCAGATATCACTTATATTGGCGGTGGTTTTGGAGCAGGAATTCACAATACATTAGAAGCTGTAACGTATGGAAATCCTGTTGTATTTGGACCTAAATACAAAAAATTCCAGGAAGCTGTTGACTTGATAGCAGTTGGTGGTGGTTTTTCAATTTCAAATCAAACCGAATTTAATAAAATAATGAACCATTTGATGAATGACGAAAATTTTAGAAAAGCAAGTGGAAAAAAAGCAGGAGATTTTGTTCAAAATTCTCCAAATGCAACGAAAATTATTATGGATTATTTAGCGAAAATTATTTAA